The Haemorhous mexicanus isolate bHaeMex1 chromosome 5, bHaeMex1.pri, whole genome shotgun sequence genome contains a region encoding:
- the RBM17 gene encoding splicing factor 45 isoform X2, with translation MSLYDDLGVETSDSKTEGWSKNFKLLQSQLQVKKAALTQAKSQRTKQTTVLAPVIDLKRGSSSDERQIVDTPPHVAAGLKDPVPSGFSAGDVLIPLADEYDPMFPNDYEKVVKRQREERQRQRELERQKEIEEREKRKDRHEASGFSRRPDPDSDEDEDYERERRKRSMGGAAIAPPTSLVEKDKEPVASFPYEEESRPRAPSSKAAIPPPVYDEPERPRSPTGPSNSFLANMGGTVAHKIMQKYGFREGQGLGKHEQGLSTALSVEKTSKRGGKIIVGESTEKETGKKADSNPLTEILKCPTKVVLLRNMVGAGEVDEDLEVETKEECEKYGKVGKCVIFEIPGAPDDEAVRIFLEFERVESAIKAVVDLNGRYFGGRVVKACFYNLDKFRVLDLAEQV, from the exons ATGTCACTTTACGATGACTTGGGGGTTGAGACCAGCGATTCCAAAACAGAAGGCTGGTCCAAGAATTTCAAACTGCTGCAGTCTCAGTTGCAGGTGAAGAAAGCAGCTCTCACACAAGCAAAG AGtcagagaacaaaacaaaccacagtcCTTGCTCCAGTGATTGACCTGAAACGAGGCAGCTCCTCTGATGAGAGACAGATTGTGGACACACCCCCTCATGTAGCAGCTGGGCTAAAG GATCCTGTCCCTAGTGGTTTTTCTGCAGGAGATGTGTTGATTCCCCTGGCAGATGAGTATGATCCCATGTTCCCAAATGACTACGAAAAAGTGGTGAAACGTCAGAGGGAGGAACGGCAGCGGCAGCgggagctggagaggcagaaggagattgaagaaagagaaaa GCGTAAAGACAGACATGAAGCCAGTGGGTTTTCAAGACGACCAGACCCAGATtctgatgaagatgaagattATGAAAGGGAGAGACGGAAAAGAA GTATGGGAGGAGCTGCCATTGCACCACCCACTTCTCTTGTGGAGAAGGACAAAGAAC ctgtagCATCATTCCCATATGAGGAGGAGTCAAGACCTCGGGCACCTTCTTCCAAAGCAGCAATTCCTCCCCCAGTGTATGATGAGCCAGAGAGACCTCGTTCCCCCACAGGACCCAGCAACTCCTTCCTCGCCAACATGGG GGGGACAGTTGCTCACAAAATCATGCAGAAGTATGGTTTCAGAgagggccaggggctgggcaaaCATGAacaggggctcagcacagcactgtCAGTAGAGAAAACAAGCAAGAGGGGTGGCAAGATCATTGTTGGTGAATCTACAGAGAAAG AAACGGGCAAGAAGGCAGATTCCAATCCCTTAACTGAGATCCTGAAATGCCCAACTAAAGTGGTCTTACTGAGG AACATGGTTGGTGCTGGGGAGGTGGATGAAGACCTTGAAGTTGAAACTAAGGAGGAATGTGAGAAATATGGCAAGGTTGGGAAATGTGTCATCTTTGAG aTCCCTGGTGCCCCTGATGATGAAGCTGTAAGAATATTTTTAGAGTTTGAACGGGTTGAATCTGCCATCAAAG CTGTTGTTGATCTAAATGGAAGATATTTTGGAGGCAGAGTGGTGAAGGCTTGTTTCTACAACCTGGACAAGTTCAGAGTGCTGGATCTGGCGGAACaagtttga
- the RBM17 gene encoding splicing factor 45 isoform X1 — MSLYDDLGVETSDSKTEGWSKNFKLLQSQLQVKKAALTQAKSQRTKQTTVLAPVIDLKRGSSSDERQIVDTPPHVAAGLKDPVPSGFSAGDVLIPLADEYDPMFPNDYEKVVKRQREERQRQRELERQKEIEEREKRRKDRHEASGFSRRPDPDSDEDEDYERERRKRSMGGAAIAPPTSLVEKDKEPVASFPYEEESRPRAPSSKAAIPPPVYDEPERPRSPTGPSNSFLANMGGTVAHKIMQKYGFREGQGLGKHEQGLSTALSVEKTSKRGGKIIVGESTEKETGKKADSNPLTEILKCPTKVVLLRNMVGAGEVDEDLEVETKEECEKYGKVGKCVIFEIPGAPDDEAVRIFLEFERVESAIKAVVDLNGRYFGGRVVKACFYNLDKFRVLDLAEQV, encoded by the exons ATGTCACTTTACGATGACTTGGGGGTTGAGACCAGCGATTCCAAAACAGAAGGCTGGTCCAAGAATTTCAAACTGCTGCAGTCTCAGTTGCAGGTGAAGAAAGCAGCTCTCACACAAGCAAAG AGtcagagaacaaaacaaaccacagtcCTTGCTCCAGTGATTGACCTGAAACGAGGCAGCTCCTCTGATGAGAGACAGATTGTGGACACACCCCCTCATGTAGCAGCTGGGCTAAAG GATCCTGTCCCTAGTGGTTTTTCTGCAGGAGATGTGTTGATTCCCCTGGCAGATGAGTATGATCCCATGTTCCCAAATGACTACGAAAAAGTGGTGAAACGTCAGAGGGAGGAACGGCAGCGGCAGCgggagctggagaggcagaaggagattgaagaaagagaaaa AAGGCGTAAAGACAGACATGAAGCCAGTGGGTTTTCAAGACGACCAGACCCAGATtctgatgaagatgaagattATGAAAGGGAGAGACGGAAAAGAA GTATGGGAGGAGCTGCCATTGCACCACCCACTTCTCTTGTGGAGAAGGACAAAGAAC ctgtagCATCATTCCCATATGAGGAGGAGTCAAGACCTCGGGCACCTTCTTCCAAAGCAGCAATTCCTCCCCCAGTGTATGATGAGCCAGAGAGACCTCGTTCCCCCACAGGACCCAGCAACTCCTTCCTCGCCAACATGGG GGGGACAGTTGCTCACAAAATCATGCAGAAGTATGGTTTCAGAgagggccaggggctgggcaaaCATGAacaggggctcagcacagcactgtCAGTAGAGAAAACAAGCAAGAGGGGTGGCAAGATCATTGTTGGTGAATCTACAGAGAAAG AAACGGGCAAGAAGGCAGATTCCAATCCCTTAACTGAGATCCTGAAATGCCCAACTAAAGTGGTCTTACTGAGG AACATGGTTGGTGCTGGGGAGGTGGATGAAGACCTTGAAGTTGAAACTAAGGAGGAATGTGAGAAATATGGCAAGGTTGGGAAATGTGTCATCTTTGAG aTCCCTGGTGCCCCTGATGATGAAGCTGTAAGAATATTTTTAGAGTTTGAACGGGTTGAATCTGCCATCAAAG CTGTTGTTGATCTAAATGGAAGATATTTTGGAGGCAGAGTGGTGAAGGCTTGTTTCTACAACCTGGACAAGTTCAGAGTGCTGGATCTGGCGGAACaagtttga